A stretch of Lagopus muta isolate bLagMut1 chromosome 9, bLagMut1 primary, whole genome shotgun sequence DNA encodes these proteins:
- the GPR171 gene encoding G-protein coupled receptor 171 → MPNNASQCYIKTELEPFTYFYYLIFLTGFLGSCFALWAFTRKGQKQKCMSIYLTNLLTADFLLTLALPVKITVDLGVAPWKLQIFHCQVTACLIYLNMYLSIIFLGFVSMDRYLQLTHSSKIYRIQEPGFAKVLSAVVWTMVLLITVPNMAIPIKTTEERPNARCIDLKTKFGRDWHVFTNFVCTAIFLNFSALILISNFLVVRQLYQNKYSESYPNVKKALVSILLLTAAYLLCFLPYHVVRIPYTLSQSDTITSCSLKQTLFQAKESTLLFAVSNLCFDPILYYRLSSVFRLKVNEAFVASKQAKASTDEEAQHQSEQRVQMY, encoded by the coding sequence ATGCCAAACAATGCTTCACAATGCTACATCAAAACAGAACTAGAACCTTTCACCTATTTTTACTACTTGATCTTTCTTACGGGTTTCCTGGGGAGCTGTTTTGCGCTGTGGGCATTCACACGAAAAGGTCAGAAGCAGAAGTGTATGAGCATCTACTTAACCAACCTCCTAACTGCAGACTTCTTGCTGACTTTGGCGTTGCCAGTAAAGATAACAGTTGACCTAGGCGTTGCGCCCTGGAAACTGCAGATATTCCACTGCCAAGTGACAGCCTGTCTCATCTACCTGAACATGTATTTATCAATTATATTCCTGGGATTTGTAAGCATGGATCGTTACCTTCAGCTCACGCACAGCTCTAAGATCTATCGCATTCAAGAGCCTGGATTTGCCAAGGTTTTGTCTGCAGTCGTATGGACAATGGTTCTCCTTATAACAGTGCCTAACATGGCTATTCCAATAAAAACCACTGAAGAAAGACCTAACGCAAGGTGCATCGATCTCAAAACAAAATTTGGGAGAGACTGGCACGTGTTTACTAACTTTGTGTGCACAGCAATATTCCTGAATTTTTCAGCCCTGATACTCATTTCCAATTTCCTCGTTGTCAGACAGCTCTACCAAAACAAATACAGCGAGAGCTACCCCAATGTGAAGAAAGCCCTGGTGAGCATACTGCTGCTAACAGCAGCCTACCTGCTGTGCTTCCTTCCCTACCACGTCGTTCGCATCCCTTACACTCTGAGCCAGAGTGACACCATAACCAGCTGCTCTCTGAAGCAAACTCTCTTTCAAGCGAAAGAATCTACCTTGCTCTTTGCAGTATCAAACCTCTGTTTTGACCCAATTCTGTATTATCGTCTTTCCAGTGTATTCAGACTGAAAGTTAATGAGGCTTTTGTGGCATCCAAACAGGCAAAGGCTTCCACAGATGAAGAGGCACAGCACCAAAGCGAGCAGCGGGTGCAAATGTACTGA
- the P2RY14 gene encoding P2Y purinoceptor 14 isoform X2, with amino-acid sequence MFNSSTNSSGSSCSNSTVITKTVIPLIYCLIFVVGLLLNGVAAWIFLCISSEKSFIVYLKNIVVADLLMSLTFPFKILADSEIAPPQLNTFVCRYSAVVFYANMYIGITFFGLIGFDRYYKIVKPLFTSFVHTAHYSKVISVIIWLLIMFITLPNMILTNEIPKANYSRTCIGLKSELGKQWHKVSSYICTGIFWIVFLLLIIFYTSISKKIYSSYKKFRRNSEFTKRKTSRNIFTIMFVFVLCFVPYHFCRIPYTLSQTSSQFDCRSQRALFHAKEFTLLLSAANVCLDPIIYFFLCQPFRERLYQKLHLKLKTSGEAEITKSRRSNTLQESVNIL; translated from the coding sequence ATGTTCAATTCCAGCACAAACTCCTCGGGAAGCAGCTGCAGTAACAGCACAGTAATAACAAAGACAGTCATTCCCCTGATCTACTGCCTGATTTTCGTGGTAGGGCTGCTGCTGAATGGCGTGGCAGCATGGATCTTCCTGTGCATCTCCAGCGAGAAGAGTTTTATCGTCTATCTCAAAAACATCGTCGTCGCAGATCTCCTGATGAGTCtgacatttcctttcaaaattctCGCCGACTCGGAAATTGCACCTCCACAGCTCAACACGTTTGTGTGCAGGtactctgctgttgttttttatgcAAACATGTATATTGGAATAACGTTTTTTGGCCTCATCGGTTTTGACAGGTACTACAAAATCGTGAAGCCTTTATTCACCTCCTTTGTCCACACGGCTCACTACAGTAAGGTTATCTCTGTCATCATATGGCTATTGATTATGTTTATCACGCTTCCAAATATGATTTTAACTAACGAAATCCCTAAAGCAAATTATTCCAGAACATGCATCGGTCTTAAAAGCGAACTTGGCAAACAGTGGCACAAGGTGTCCAGTTATATTTGTACAGGGATTTTCTGGATTGTTTTCCTCCTACTCATCATTTTTTACACTTCAATCTcaaaaaaaatatacagctcCTACAAGAAATTCAGACGGAACTCAGAGTTCACTAAGAGGAAAACCAGCCGTAATATATTCACCATCATGTTCGTGTTTGTCCTCTGCTTCGTGCCGTACCACTTCTGCCGAATCCCGTACACCCTGAGCCAGACCAGCTCACAGTTCGACTGCCGCTCGCAGAGAGCTCTGTTCCACGCCAAGGAGTTCACTCTGCTATTATCTGCTGCCAACGTCTGCCTCGACcccattatttattttttcctctgccaaCCTTTTAGAGAAAGGCTGTATCAAAAACTGCACCTCAAGCTGAAAACGTCAGGTGAGGCTGAAATCACCAAATCGAGGAGATCAAACACGCTTCAGGAAAGCGTGAACATTCTGTAA
- the P2RY14 gene encoding P2Y purinoceptor 14 isoform X1: MPDQDQRHCKMFNSSTNSSGSSCSNSTVITKTVIPLIYCLIFVVGLLLNGVAAWIFLCISSEKSFIVYLKNIVVADLLMSLTFPFKILADSEIAPPQLNTFVCRYSAVVFYANMYIGITFFGLIGFDRYYKIVKPLFTSFVHTAHYSKVISVIIWLLIMFITLPNMILTNEIPKANYSRTCIGLKSELGKQWHKVSSYICTGIFWIVFLLLIIFYTSISKKIYSSYKKFRRNSEFTKRKTSRNIFTIMFVFVLCFVPYHFCRIPYTLSQTSSQFDCRSQRALFHAKEFTLLLSAANVCLDPIIYFFLCQPFRERLYQKLHLKLKTSGEAEITKSRRSNTLQESVNIL, translated from the exons ATGCCCGACCAG GATCAAAGACATTGTAAGATGTTCAATTCCAGCACAAACTCCTCGGGAAGCAGCTGCAGTAACAGCACAGTAATAACAAAGACAGTCATTCCCCTGATCTACTGCCTGATTTTCGTGGTAGGGCTGCTGCTGAATGGCGTGGCAGCATGGATCTTCCTGTGCATCTCCAGCGAGAAGAGTTTTATCGTCTATCTCAAAAACATCGTCGTCGCAGATCTCCTGATGAGTCtgacatttcctttcaaaattctCGCCGACTCGGAAATTGCACCTCCACAGCTCAACACGTTTGTGTGCAGGtactctgctgttgttttttatgcAAACATGTATATTGGAATAACGTTTTTTGGCCTCATCGGTTTTGACAGGTACTACAAAATCGTGAAGCCTTTATTCACCTCCTTTGTCCACACGGCTCACTACAGTAAGGTTATCTCTGTCATCATATGGCTATTGATTATGTTTATCACGCTTCCAAATATGATTTTAACTAACGAAATCCCTAAAGCAAATTATTCCAGAACATGCATCGGTCTTAAAAGCGAACTTGGCAAACAGTGGCACAAGGTGTCCAGTTATATTTGTACAGGGATTTTCTGGATTGTTTTCCTCCTACTCATCATTTTTTACACTTCAATCTcaaaaaaaatatacagctcCTACAAGAAATTCAGACGGAACTCAGAGTTCACTAAGAGGAAAACCAGCCGTAATATATTCACCATCATGTTCGTGTTTGTCCTCTGCTTCGTGCCGTACCACTTCTGCCGAATCCCGTACACCCTGAGCCAGACCAGCTCACAGTTCGACTGCCGCTCGCAGAGAGCTCTGTTCCACGCCAAGGAGTTCACTCTGCTATTATCTGCTGCCAACGTCTGCCTCGACcccattatttattttttcctctgccaaCCTTTTAGAGAAAGGCTGTATCAAAAACTGCACCTCAAGCTGAAAACGTCAGGTGAGGCTGAAATCACCAAATCGAGGAGATCAAACACGCTTCAGGAAAGCGTGAACATTCTGTAA
- the LOC125697854 gene encoding G-protein coupled receptor 87-like: MGYNLSYGPPPEEHLSTVASAAPNRSAGPPGNATQDEFTTIVLPVLYLVIFLASILLNGLAVWIFFHIRNKTSFIFYLKNIVVADLLMTLTFPFKIIQDSQLGPWHFNSFLCRYTTVLFYANMYTTIVFLGLISIDRYLKVVKPFGDSRMYSITFTKVLSACVWVVMAFLSLPNLILTNGYPTRRNIDDCIKLKSPLGVKWHTAVIYINTCTFMVVLIVLIGCYIAISRYIYKSSKQFISSSSRKRKHNQSIRVVVAVFFTCFLPYHLCRIPFTFSHLDKLLDDSAHKILYYCKEMTLFLSACNVCLDPIIYFFMCRSFSRRLFRKSNMRTRSESIRSLQSVRRSEVRIYHEYTDV, encoded by the exons ATGGGGTACAACCTGTCCTATGGACCGCCACCAG AGGAGCACCTGAGCACAGTCGCCAGCGCTGCCCCCAACCGCTCGGCAGGCCCCCCCGGGAACGCCACGCAGGACGAGTTCACCACCATCGTCCTTCCTGTGCTCTACCTGGTCATCTTCCTGGCAAGCATCCTGCTGAACGGCCTGGCGGTGTGGATTTTCTTCCACATCAGAAACAAAACGAGCTTTATATTTTACCTCAAGAACATTGTGGTCGCAGACCTTCTCATGACGCTGACGTTCCCATTTAAGATAATCCAGGACTCCCAGCTGGGACCGTGGCACTTCAACTCGTTCCTGTGCCGATACACGACAGTTCTGTTCTACGCCAACATGTACACCACCATTGTCTTCCTCGGGCTCATCAGCATCGACCGCTACCTGAAGGTTGTGAAGCCCTTTGGGGACTCCAGGATGTACAGCATCACCTTCACCAAGGTGCTCTCCGCCTGTGTCTGGGTGGTGATGgccttcctctccctgcccaACCTCATCCTCACCAATGGCTACCCCACGAGGAGGAACATCGACGACTGCATCAAGCTGAAGTCCCCCTTGGGAGTCAAGTGGCACACAGCCGTCATTTACATCAACACCTGCACCTTCATGGTGGTGCTAATAGTGCTCATAGGGTGTTACATTGCCATATCCAGGTACATTTATAAATCGAGCAAACAGTTCATTAGCTCGTCgagcagaaagagaaagcataaCCAAAGCATCAGGGTTGTCGTGGCTGTGTTCTTCACCTGTTTCCTGCCGTACCACTTGTGCAGGATACCCTTCACCTTCAGCCATCTGGATAAACTGCTGGACGACTCTGCACACAAAATCTTGTATTACTGTAAGGAAATGACACTGTTCCTGTCTGCATGTAATGTTTGTCTAGATCCAATCATTTACTTTTTCATGTGTAGATCGTTCTCACGAAGGCTGTTCAGGAAATCAAATATGAGAACCAGGAGTGAGAGCATCAGGTCTCTGCAGAGTGTCAGGAGGTCCGAAGTGCGCATCTACCACGAATACACCGACGTCTGA